The Paenibacillus uliginis N3/975 genome has a window encoding:
- a CDS encoding GNAT family N-acetyltransferase encodes MYLLSTDQYVTVQPLFEELMYDLRLVSLLQHTIPGEIYVDCTEQPSAAMVWDRGRALYVTGCNVEFFKQVNIHLRTKVFPGMVESNSDMLDYYIRYPHSLVCMDLLEKNLINGLHSSFNKRRYYLFDLSVDVKPTELPEGYHLQEVNLELLQRTDITNPDFILDEIHSNHMTAENFNDRGFGYCILTNDNEIVSWCLTDYVIGNRCEIGIETDEDHRQKGLATAVASACVQLARSKGIERIGWDCFDTNIGSWKTAEKVGFKLFKTYDPWFGWFNRFDNYLVQAYECYQNKDFSGAVYFYELVFDRLTREEDLEISRSRILNPDNQYWFYYNAARCYAQLDQEREVSDKLMKSVSLGLDDPSMITNEPVFDKYGSMEWFGLLLQNSGDATEISGAG; translated from the coding sequence ATGTATTTATTATCAACAGATCAGTATGTAACCGTTCAACCATTGTTCGAAGAACTTATGTATGATTTAAGACTGGTATCTTTATTGCAGCATACAATCCCTGGTGAAATTTATGTAGATTGTACGGAGCAGCCAAGTGCTGCTATGGTTTGGGATCGTGGTCGGGCATTATATGTTACCGGTTGTAATGTTGAATTTTTCAAACAAGTAAATATCCACTTAAGAACTAAAGTGTTTCCCGGTATGGTGGAGTCCAATTCTGATATGCTGGATTATTACATTCGGTATCCTCATTCTTTAGTCTGTATGGATCTATTGGAAAAGAACTTGATTAACGGCCTTCATTCATCTTTTAATAAGCGAAGATATTATTTGTTTGATCTCTCTGTGGACGTAAAACCGACTGAACTTCCAGAAGGATATCATTTGCAGGAAGTGAATTTGGAATTGCTTCAAAGAACGGACATTACGAATCCGGATTTTATTTTGGATGAAATTCACTCCAATCATATGACCGCTGAAAACTTTAATGACAGAGGGTTCGGGTACTGTATACTAACTAACGACAACGAAATCGTAAGCTGGTGCTTAACGGATTATGTGATCGGAAACAGATGTGAGATTGGGATCGAGACCGATGAGGATCATCGACAAAAAGGGCTGGCGACGGCTGTTGCTTCTGCATGTGTTCAGTTAGCACGTTCTAAAGGGATCGAGAGGATAGGCTGGGATTGCTTCGACACGAACATCGGATCATGGAAGACGGCGGAGAAAGTAGGGTTTAAGTTATTCAAGACGTATGACCCATGGTTTGGTTGGTTCAACCGTTTTGATAATTACCTTGTTCAGGCTTATGAGTGTTATCAAAACAAAGATTTTAGCGGAGCCGTGTATTTTTATGAATTGGTGTTTGATCGGTTGACCAGGGAAGAAGATCTTGAGATCAGTCGGAGCCGGATTTTGAATCCAGACAATCAATATTGGTTTTATTATAATGCTGCTAGATGCTACGCCCAATTGGACCAAGAGAGGGAAGTGTCAGACAAATTAATGAAGTCCGTATCGTTGGGATTGGATGATCCATCGATGATTACTAACGAACCTGTTTTCGATAAGTATGGTTCCATGGAATGGTTCGGATTATTGTTACAAAATAGTGGGGATGCAACTGAAATAAGTGGTGCTGGGTGA
- a CDS encoding GNAT family N-acetyltransferase, with the protein MSTHTGNVNAMRISLVPAKQKAVIEHLMQFYLYDFTQFLDVDVNDEGRFAPYPDLDDYWIKRETCYPYLITYHNKPAGFALVDRMDDPAEADFYLCEFFVMKKYRRSGLGTWASYQLFDLLRGRWKVTQISTNTPAQAFWRKTIGAYTGNRYEELVDPERGNPSQYFSSEINSLH; encoded by the coding sequence ATGTCCACACACACTGGTAATGTAAATGCTATGAGGATCAGCTTGGTCCCTGCAAAACAGAAAGCTGTTATCGAACATTTAATGCAGTTTTACCTCTATGATTTTACGCAGTTTTTGGATGTTGATGTTAATGACGAGGGAAGGTTTGCTCCGTATCCTGACTTGGATGATTATTGGATCAAGCGTGAAACTTGTTATCCGTACCTGATTACTTACCACAATAAACCGGCAGGTTTTGCGTTGGTTGATCGTATGGATGATCCTGCCGAAGCGGATTTTTACTTGTGCGAGTTTTTTGTTATGAAAAAATATCGCCGAAGCGGTCTGGGGACATGGGCCTCGTACCAGCTGTTTGATCTTTTGAGAGGTCGTTGGAAGGTTACTCAGATCAGTACCAATACGCCAGCTCAGGCTTTTTGGCGGAAGACGATAGGTGCCTATACCGGTAATCGTTATGAAGAACTTGTGGACCCGGAACGCGGCAATCCATCGCAGTATTTTTCAAGCGAAATTAATTCATTACATTAA
- a CDS encoding Crp/Fnr family transcriptional regulator, with amino-acid sequence MKIIHDSILLQSKIKQFEIDQIFRLSDEIPFELRYYEPGELVLKEGEQMDTLLLLVEGRVKITSSVQTGKVLLLRFCEPFAVIGDIELIQKIAVQSQVEAVHRTLCIAVSFKYIYEHAIHEPKFLMSLLTHVTYKLQTCTTASRVNLLASVENRFASYLLTTIHEEYEFGKEIRTTNTQEIADLIGTTPRHLNRVILKLSEQGVIGRERDTIYILDKKVLQELSNGIRYE; translated from the coding sequence ATGAAAATAATTCATGACTCTATACTCTTACAATCAAAAATAAAACAATTTGAAATCGATCAAATATTTCGTTTATCAGACGAAATTCCTTTTGAGCTGCGCTACTATGAACCGGGAGAGCTTGTATTAAAAGAGGGAGAGCAGATGGACACCCTTTTGCTTCTTGTTGAAGGCAGAGTTAAAATTACATCCAGCGTACAGACAGGAAAAGTATTGCTGTTACGTTTTTGTGAGCCGTTTGCTGTTATCGGTGATATTGAGCTTATTCAAAAAATCGCTGTACAATCCCAAGTTGAAGCTGTTCATCGTACACTTTGTATTGCAGTTTCATTTAAATACATATACGAACATGCCATCCATGAGCCGAAGTTTTTGATGTCTTTACTCACACACGTAACATATAAACTTCAAACATGTACAACCGCTTCACGAGTCAATTTATTAGCCTCTGTTGAAAATCGGTTCGCAAGCTACTTGTTGACAACGATCCATGAAGAATATGAATTCGGAAAAGAAATTCGAACCACAAACACGCAAGAAATCGCGGATTTGATCGGTACAACGCCCAGGCACTTAAATCGTGTCATTTTAAAGCTATCAGAGCAAGGTGTGATAGGAAGAGAGCGGGACACAATTTATATTCTAGACAAGAAGGTGTTACAGGAGCTCTCAAATGGTATTCGTTACGAATAA
- a CDS encoding carbohydrate ABC transporter permease gives MKGDRKYILMFLLPTALLMTIFLYYPFFKSLYLSFYRTTGFFDKKFVGWDNYERLFTDKLLGAATLHTLEIMLYVIVFQVGIALVLAVMVDNITKLKGFFRTVFFFPVVISGTAISLLFVLFYNYNFGLLNNVLANFGIEKILWLDENNALKAVAIPTVWHYVGFYFVLFLTAMSKIPADFYEAAKLEGITGFKKTTKLTIPLIMSDIKVVITLAITGTMKVFEFIWVITKGQNGTEVLGTYMYKKAMVDQNFGYGSTVAIYMVVFGVLLALIANRLLKREEITY, from the coding sequence ATGAAGGGTGATCGCAAGTATATTTTGATGTTTTTGTTACCAACAGCGTTATTGATGACTATCTTTTTGTATTATCCATTCTTTAAAAGTTTGTATCTTAGCTTTTACCGGACAACGGGCTTTTTTGATAAAAAGTTTGTTGGGTGGGATAACTACGAACGGTTGTTTACAGATAAGCTTTTGGGAGCCGCAACACTACACACTTTGGAAATCATGCTGTATGTCATCGTATTCCAAGTTGGTATAGCCTTAGTGCTAGCCGTTATGGTTGATAATATAACGAAACTGAAGGGCTTTTTCCGGACGGTATTTTTCTTTCCGGTAGTTATCTCCGGTACGGCCATTTCCTTGCTGTTCGTTCTCTTCTATAACTATAATTTTGGACTTTTGAACAACGTATTGGCTAACTTCGGAATCGAAAAGATCCTTTGGCTGGATGAAAACAATGCTCTCAAGGCGGTAGCTATTCCTACCGTATGGCATTATGTTGGTTTTTACTTTGTATTGTTCTTGACGGCGATGTCAAAGATTCCTGCTGATTTTTATGAAGCAGCTAAACTTGAGGGAATTACCGGGTTTAAGAAGACGACCAAACTTACGATCCCTCTGATTATGAGTGATATTAAAGTTGTTATTACGCTGGCTATTACCGGAACTATGAAAGTCTTTGAATTCATTTGGGTTATTACTAAAGGCCAGAATGGCACAGAAGTATTGGGAACCTATATGTACAAAAAAGCAATGGTGGATCAAAACTTCGGTTACGGCTCAACGGTTGCTATTTATATGGTTGTATTTGGAGTGTTGCTTGCTTTGATTGCCAACCGTTTGTTAAAAAGAGAGGAAATTACATACTAA
- a CDS encoding carbohydrate ABC transporter permease — MQQEVVKSQRVVRPVKSKKFSIGSAFMYVILTAWAMTTIYPLFWIVNNSFKTSRDVMNNSFKIAFDPVMINYENAFERINIGRSYINSLIMSGSAVLLVLLFGGLAAYVLSRFNFKGKRTIYSILYATLLIPAFATVVPVYEILIKTSLVNTYPGLIFPQTAGNLTFAILVIAGYMATIPKELEEAAFIDGCNRWQMFVKLFVPITRPAFASVSIFVFLWSYNDLFSALIFVNKENVRPIVALLNEISSQYGTDFGLMATAVALTVIPVLIIYLFISKFIEKGLTEGAVKG; from the coding sequence ATGCAGCAAGAAGTCGTTAAGAGTCAACGTGTTGTACGGCCAGTTAAATCAAAGAAATTTAGCATAGGCAGCGCCTTTATGTATGTTATTTTGACAGCCTGGGCCATGACAACAATATATCCGTTGTTCTGGATTGTGAATAATTCCTTTAAGACATCCAGAGATGTAATGAATAATTCGTTCAAAATTGCTTTTGACCCGGTGATGATTAACTATGAGAATGCATTCGAACGTATTAATATCGGTCGAAGTTATATCAACAGTTTGATCATGTCAGGTAGTGCCGTATTATTGGTGCTCCTGTTTGGCGGATTAGCCGCGTATGTATTATCTAGATTTAATTTTAAAGGAAAGAGAACGATTTATTCGATTCTCTACGCTACGCTTTTGATTCCTGCGTTTGCAACAGTTGTTCCCGTTTATGAAATTTTAATTAAAACAAGTCTGGTGAACACGTATCCGGGATTGATTTTTCCTCAAACAGCTGGTAACTTGACCTTCGCCATCTTGGTTATAGCTGGTTATATGGCAACAATTCCTAAGGAGTTAGAGGAAGCTGCCTTTATAGACGGGTGCAACAGGTGGCAGATGTTCGTAAAGCTGTTCGTTCCGATTACAAGACCGGCATTTGCGTCAGTAAGTATCTTTGTTTTCTTATGGTCGTATAACGATCTGTTCTCAGCGTTGATCTTTGTTAATAAAGAAAACGTTCGTCCGATTGTTGCTCTATTGAATGAGATCAGCTCACAATACGGAACGGATTTTGGACTGATGGCAACAGCGGTTGCTCTAACGGTTATTCCGGTGTTGATTATTTACTTGTTCATCTCGAAGTTTATTGAAAAAGGTTTGACAGAAGGAGCTGTAAAAGGCTAA
- a CDS encoding cold-shock protein: MYFRKKSLEELPQEETAVWTCEKEGCNGWIRDDFAFEHQPTCHQCSSPMIRSIKTLPQLVNSKKDIKNLAKGTRIS, from the coding sequence ATGTACTTCAGAAAAAAATCGTTAGAAGAGCTTCCTCAAGAAGAGACCGCGGTTTGGACATGTGAAAAGGAAGGATGTAATGGCTGGATTCGAGATGATTTTGCCTTTGAGCATCAACCGACATGCCATCAGTGCAGCTCGCCAATGATCAGAAGTATTAAGACGCTGCCCCAACTGGTAAACTCCAAGAAAGATATCAAGAACTTGGCAAAAGGTACCCGGATATCCTAA
- a CDS encoding AraC family transcriptional regulator yields the protein MTINILNAEVHSLFDQFTERVNGHTHHNEWEQHISIPPEVGKGSIKRTRIRSGMEIVVTDLTFEQDMKLHIQEACQLFELSYCLNGEIYCEWNGKESLTEKMTGNVLFFEDELVYEEKKASVRNHLLEIRLSPKELFHYAADIPEKHKMESWLKRYKGRIDQYPNTAAIHKCVYDLINCTYNGAMKRLYMESKAMELIALFGEVDGHGTMGRNLFLSRDDLSKLDMARELIAHHFEQPMSIQELARKVGLNEFKLKKGFRERFGMTIFELVRKQRMEKALWYMEVERMNVGETAVSVGYSNVSNFATTFRKYYGCNPSEYLKNISYQNAINE from the coding sequence TTGACTATAAATATATTGAATGCTGAGGTTCACAGTCTTTTTGATCAATTCACGGAGCGTGTTAATGGCCATACTCATCATAACGAATGGGAACAGCATATATCCATTCCACCTGAGGTTGGCAAGGGGAGCATAAAGCGGACGCGTATTCGTTCAGGCATGGAAATTGTGGTTACGGATCTTACATTCGAACAAGATATGAAGCTTCACATTCAGGAAGCTTGTCAATTGTTTGAGCTAAGCTATTGCCTGAATGGCGAAATCTATTGTGAGTGGAATGGAAAAGAAAGCCTTACAGAAAAAATGACGGGGAACGTTCTCTTTTTTGAGGATGAGTTGGTATACGAAGAGAAAAAAGCGAGTGTCAGGAATCATTTGCTGGAAATTCGGTTATCCCCGAAGGAGCTTTTTCATTATGCGGCAGATATTCCTGAGAAACATAAAATGGAATCATGGTTGAAGCGTTACAAGGGACGAATCGACCAATATCCGAATACAGCGGCAATCCATAAATGCGTATATGATTTGATCAATTGCACCTATAACGGAGCGATGAAACGATTATATATGGAAAGTAAGGCCATGGAGCTCATTGCTTTGTTTGGAGAGGTAGATGGACATGGAACAATGGGGAGGAATCTCTTTTTAAGCCGTGATGATCTATCAAAGTTGGATATGGCCAGGGAATTAATCGCTCACCATTTCGAACAACCGATGTCCATTCAAGAGTTAGCCAGAAAAGTCGGATTGAATGAATTCAAGCTGAAGAAAGGGTTTCGTGAACGATTCGGAATGACCATTTTTGAGTTAGTACGTAAGCAAAGAATGGAAAAAGCACTTTGGTATATGGAAGTGGAACGGATGAACGTCGGAGAAACGGCTGTTTCTGTAGGCTATAGCAATGTAAGCAATTTCGCGACAACTTTCCGAAAGTATTACGGCTGTAATCCGAGTGAATATTTGAAAAACATATCTTATCAGAACGCGATAAATGAATAA
- the xerS gene encoding tyrosine recombinase XerS has protein sequence MNIQKVIDRTRLDEKAPSMPWYVQQFIDYKLPDLSPSTLLEYVRDYETFFNWLRAEGLSEAENNSKVTLLELETLRMESITGYRLYLTTRKEGTNSRITVSRKLSSLRSLFHYLSQIAEDENYYPLLKRNIMAKVENKRIHKPKDTAAKLKGKILEDEELLDFIGYIHEGYATDVANNKQALYAHELNKERDACITSLILNSGLRVSEVVNLNISDIDLNNKMLHVFRKGNNDETFKTPVYFRAQAKDDLEHYLALRQSRYKVPKKEKALFIAIRNGQNEGQRMTKRAIQAMIIKYAKRFGKPSLTVHKLRHSFATDYYLQNDIYKTKEQLGHASTETTEVYAHLTDKTMSEAIERRTESS, from the coding sequence TTGAACATACAAAAAGTCATCGACCGCACAAGGCTGGATGAAAAAGCCCCTTCTATGCCCTGGTACGTGCAGCAGTTTATCGATTATAAGCTGCCAGACCTATCACCATCCACCCTGCTCGAATATGTAAGGGATTACGAAACCTTTTTCAACTGGCTCCGTGCTGAAGGGCTATCCGAAGCAGAGAACAATTCAAAGGTAACTCTGCTTGAGCTGGAGACCCTTCGGATGGAGAGCATTACAGGGTATCGACTTTATTTAACGACAAGGAAGGAAGGCACAAATTCCCGGATTACCGTGTCACGCAAGCTCTCTTCCCTGCGATCCTTGTTTCACTATTTAAGCCAGATTGCTGAAGATGAGAATTATTACCCGCTTCTGAAGCGTAATATTATGGCCAAGGTTGAGAACAAGAGGATACACAAGCCAAAGGATACCGCTGCCAAGCTTAAAGGAAAAATACTGGAGGACGAGGAGCTGCTCGATTTTATCGGTTACATCCACGAAGGATATGCTACAGACGTTGCGAACAACAAGCAGGCTCTTTACGCCCATGAGCTCAATAAAGAGCGTGACGCTTGTATTACCAGCCTGATCCTGAACTCCGGTCTCCGTGTATCTGAGGTCGTGAATTTAAATATCAGTGACATTGATCTTAATAACAAAATGCTCCATGTATTCCGTAAAGGTAATAACGACGAGACTTTTAAAACGCCGGTTTATTTCCGTGCGCAGGCCAAAGATGATTTAGAACATTACTTGGCGCTGAGACAGTCAAGGTATAAAGTGCCGAAGAAAGAAAAGGCACTGTTTATCGCCATCCGTAACGGCCAGAACGAGGGTCAACGGATGACCAAGCGTGCCATTCAGGCCATGATTATTAAATACGCCAAACGTTTTGGCAAGCCATCTCTTACAGTACATAAGCTGCGGCATTCTTTTGCTACAGACTATTATCTCCAGAACGATATTTACAAAACCAAAGAGCAGCTTGGACACGCTTCTACGGAGACAACGGAAGTATACGCCCATCTGACCGACAAAACGATGTCTGAAGCGATTGAACGCCGGACAGAATCTTCTTAA
- a CDS encoding ABC transporter substrate-binding protein: MKRSSLLLMSVMLLLSMFLAACGNNSGTKTPAAEGESPKPAAETPKEEEKAKEVSLRVFSTFGGTDAAREAFQGALDEFTAKYPNVKIDNDVMSANDDGFRTKVNTDMNSGNEPDLLFYFIGTDAEGFVNAGKVVPMNEILDANPDWKNGFIPDALELARQKDGNIYAAPLTGFYEGLFVNKKIFEENGLELPTDWEKLKTAVKTLSKKGIIPISAPFDQSHYLIEHTILAAAGPEGQNKGLLDGIEPNWEKAYSGMKELYDLGAFPKDAATIDLGMAGNYYSEGLAAMVLEGSWAIGGWSDAVKDNSTVIPFPAIPGGAGSGNDIVGGFGTGFYVSKAAYDNADKKEMTVELLKHLTSPASIQKIAAANGGTPAAEVEVTGLPQVALDGFAMAQKAASISAPVDSKVSQETFSNLRASVQPVVTGEKTPTQAIEEAKKTEDANKK, encoded by the coding sequence ATGAAAAGGTCTTCATTACTGCTCATGAGCGTAATGTTATTACTCAGCATGTTCCTTGCTGCCTGTGGTAATAACAGCGGAACCAAAACTCCTGCAGCTGAGGGAGAGAGTCCTAAGCCAGCGGCTGAGACTCCAAAAGAAGAGGAGAAAGCGAAAGAAGTATCACTTCGCGTATTCTCGACATTCGGTGGTACGGATGCTGCACGTGAAGCTTTCCAAGGAGCTTTGGATGAGTTCACAGCGAAATATCCAAATGTAAAAATTGATAATGACGTTATGTCAGCAAATGATGACGGTTTCAGAACGAAAGTTAACACAGACATGAACAGCGGCAACGAGCCGGACTTGCTCTTCTACTTCATCGGTACGGATGCTGAAGGTTTTGTGAACGCAGGTAAGGTTGTTCCGATGAATGAAATTCTGGATGCTAATCCGGATTGGAAAAATGGCTTTATTCCAGATGCTCTTGAGCTGGCCAGACAAAAGGATGGTAATATCTATGCAGCTCCGTTGACTGGTTTTTATGAAGGTTTGTTTGTAAACAAGAAGATCTTTGAAGAAAACGGTCTTGAACTTCCAACAGACTGGGAAAAGCTGAAAACTGCAGTTAAAACTCTTTCAAAAAAAGGAATTATTCCGATTTCAGCACCATTCGATCAATCTCATTACCTGATTGAACATACGATTCTGGCTGCTGCTGGTCCGGAAGGTCAAAACAAAGGATTGCTTGACGGAATCGAGCCAAATTGGGAAAAAGCTTATTCTGGAATGAAAGAGCTTTATGATTTGGGCGCATTCCCTAAGGATGCTGCTACGATCGATTTAGGTATGGCAGGCAACTACTACAGTGAAGGTCTTGCTGCTATGGTTCTTGAAGGTTCATGGGCTATCGGTGGTTGGAGCGATGCGGTTAAAGACAACTCAACCGTTATTCCATTCCCGGCTATCCCTGGCGGAGCAGGTAGCGGAAATGATATCGTAGGCGGATTCGGTACTGGTTTCTATGTATCCAAGGCTGCATATGACAATGCAGATAAAAAAGAAATGACAGTTGAATTGCTGAAACACTTGACATCTCCTGCGAGTATCCAAAAAATCGCTGCAGCGAATGGTGGAACACCAGCAGCTGAGGTTGAAGTTACAGGATTGCCTCAGGTAGCTCTTGATGGCTTTGCAATGGCACAAAAAGCGGCATCGATCAGCGCACCGGTAGACAGTAAAGTTTCTCAAGAAACGTTCTCCAATCTTCGTGCCAGCGTACAACCGGTTGTTACAGGTGAGAAAACACCTACACAAGCAATCGAAGAAGCGAAGAAAACCGAGGATGCCAATAAGAAATAG
- a CDS encoding cold-shock protein, whose translation METGTVKWFNAEKGFGFIEVENGNDVFVHFSAIQGDGFKSLDEGQRVEFNVVQGNRGPQAENVVKL comes from the coding sequence ATGGAAACAGGCACAGTGAAATGGTTTAACGCAGAAAAAGGTTTTGGTTTTATCGAAGTTGAAAACGGTAATGACGTATTCGTTCACTTCTCAGCGATCCAAGGCGACGGCTTCAAGTCATTGGATGAAGGCCAACGCGTTGAGTTCAACGTAGTACAAGGCAACCGTGGACCACAAGCTGAGAACGTTGTAAAACTGTAA
- a CDS encoding HAD-IIB family hydrolase, which yields MIFVFDLDGTICFQGKPLSPVIIDAIDKLTYHGHDIIFASARPIRDLLPTLPEHMHAYPMVGGNGAIVAKEKNIISTVHFEEDARDRIVTMINNYNLKYLIDSDWDYSYTGSEDHPIRRNVDPQKRANHVSLESIRKMIKIVLFDVSDHSLVLEELSALPVVIHKHGNEGILDISPQGIDKWNGLMRLGLQDRSYIAFGNDANDISMFQHAHTSIMIGSHKELESYATEQLQADEELIAQRLLAFCKVTEQTDCLTMI from the coding sequence TTGATATTTGTATTCGATTTAGACGGTACCATTTGTTTTCAAGGAAAGCCATTAAGTCCAGTCATTATCGATGCAATCGATAAACTGACATATCATGGCCATGACATCATTTTTGCTTCAGCGCGCCCTATTCGCGACCTGCTGCCTACCTTACCCGAGCATATGCATGCTTACCCGATGGTCGGTGGAAACGGTGCAATCGTTGCTAAAGAAAAGAATATCATTTCTACAGTCCATTTTGAAGAAGATGCTAGGGACCGTATCGTTACAATGATTAATAACTATAATCTGAAATATTTGATCGATAGCGATTGGGACTATTCCTACACTGGAAGTGAAGATCACCCCATTAGGCGTAACGTTGACCCCCAGAAGCGGGCTAACCATGTATCCTTAGAATCCATTCGAAAAATGATAAAGATTGTGCTGTTTGACGTTTCTGATCACAGTTTAGTGCTAGAAGAACTATCGGCATTACCCGTAGTTATACATAAGCATGGAAATGAAGGTATCCTCGACATCAGCCCTCAGGGTATTGATAAGTGGAATGGATTGATGCGATTGGGTTTACAAGACCGATCGTATATTGCATTTGGAAATGATGCGAATGATATATCGATGTTTCAGCATGCCCACACTTCTATTATGATCGGCAGCCATAAAGAGCTTGAAAGCTATGCAACTGAACAATTACAAGCTGATGAAGAGCTCATCGCGCAAAGATTGTTGGCCTTCTGTAAAGTAACTGAACAAACCGATTGTCTAACGATGATTTAA
- a CDS encoding IS1182 family transposase encodes MIRQQQTLVLSPYAALYDIVVAIDPIRMFKYLLLKAIFELSDVDIVERSKYDLSFKFFLGMAPEDSVIDPSSLTKFRKLRLKDMNLLDMLIGQTVALAIEQGILKSTSIIVDATHTKARYNQKSPQEILQDRARKLRKVVYSMDESVKAKMPAKNMNNVLEDEIAYCQKLVAFIEEESRIAQVPKIVEPLNLLKETIEDDVEQLRLATDPDARVGHKSADSAFFGYKTHLAMTEERLITAAVITTGEKNDGKQLQTLIEKSQTAGMQVKTVIGDTAYSEKDNLIYTKQNEIELVAKLNPLITQGARKKEDEFLFNKDAGMYVCPAGHMAIRKARQGKKGVNKNQQDTYFFDVEICKRCPFKEGCYKEGAKSKTYSVTVKSDEHSEQMAFQDTEYFKAKSKERYKIEAKNSELKHGHGYDVATSSGLLGMQLQGAMAIFAVNLKRILKLVD; translated from the coding sequence ATGATTCGACAACAACAAACCTTGGTTCTGAGTCCTTATGCGGCACTGTATGACATCGTTGTCGCCATTGACCCGATTCGCATGTTTAAATATCTACTACTGAAAGCTATATTTGAACTCTCTGACGTAGACATTGTTGAACGGTCTAAGTATGACCTGTCGTTCAAATTTTTTCTTGGCATGGCACCAGAGGACTCGGTAATCGACCCAAGTTCTCTAACGAAATTCCGCAAACTACGATTAAAAGATATGAACCTGCTCGACATGCTCATCGGGCAGACAGTAGCCCTCGCGATCGAGCAGGGTATCTTAAAGAGTACCTCTATCATCGTAGATGCCACACATACGAAAGCGCGCTACAACCAGAAGTCACCGCAAGAAATCCTGCAAGACCGTGCGCGGAAGCTGCGAAAGGTTGTTTACAGCATGGATGAGTCGGTCAAAGCCAAAATGCCAGCAAAGAACATGAACAATGTGCTTGAAGACGAAATTGCGTACTGCCAAAAACTTGTCGCTTTCATCGAAGAAGAATCCAGAATCGCACAGGTGCCGAAAATTGTGGAGCCGCTTAATCTTCTGAAAGAGACGATTGAGGATGATGTGGAGCAGCTGCGCCTTGCAACAGATCCAGACGCGCGCGTAGGACACAAGAGCGCAGATAGCGCTTTTTTCGGTTACAAAACACATCTAGCGATGACCGAGGAACGACTTATAACGGCAGCTGTCATTACGACAGGTGAGAAAAATGATGGCAAGCAATTGCAGACACTGATCGAAAAAAGCCAAACCGCCGGGATGCAGGTCAAAACGGTAATTGGGGATACGGCGTATTCTGAGAAGGATAACCTGATCTACACGAAACAAAACGAGATTGAACTTGTAGCGAAACTCAATCCACTCATTACACAAGGTGCCCGCAAGAAAGAGGACGAGTTTCTGTTCAACAAAGATGCCGGCATGTACGTTTGTCCAGCCGGACACATGGCGATTCGAAAAGCACGACAGGGGAAAAAAGGCGTCAATAAAAACCAACAAGACACCTATTTTTTCGATGTGGAGATCTGCAAACGCTGTCCGTTTAAGGAAGGCTGTTACAAAGAAGGAGCCAAGAGCAAGACGTATTCCGTGACGGTAAAATCCGATGAACATTCGGAACAGATGGCGTTCCAGGATACAGAATATTTCAAGGCAAAATCTAAGGAACGCTACAAAATTGAAGCAAAGAACAGTGAACTCAAGCATGGACACGGGTATGATGTAGCCACATCCTCGGGTCTGCTTGGCATGCAACTTCAAGGTGCGATGGCCATATTCGCTGTAAATCTCAAGCGAATACTGAAATTAGTAGACTAA